From a region of the Bufo gargarizans isolate SCDJY-AF-19 unplaced genomic scaffold, ASM1485885v1 original_scaffold_1069_pilon, whole genome shotgun sequence genome:
- the LOC122922936 gene encoding olfactory receptor 11L1-like, which yields MVLTNNITSVSLLGIPNLQNFTFLFFSLLVFIYCATISGNLLILFLYLVSKSLRSPMYFFITQLSLCDLLLSTDIAPILLQTILYGGTTMTLPSCIIQFFFFVISESSESLLLSVMSYDRYLAICNPLRYNSIMNNTFCVTSVDIIWSVGFIVTLYYAISINSLYFCGPHVIDHFYCDFEPILQLSCSDTSIIHIQSLILSFFFAMLPFIIIVMSYVYIVIAILKIQSNTGRHKAFSTCSSHLIVVSLFYGTIIIVYMFPTKGQSLLLSKVLSLMYTVLAPLLNPIIYTLRNKDFKEAFQKVNYVI from the coding sequence ATGGTCTTGACAAATAACATCACCTCTGTTAGCCTTCTGGGAATTCCTAATCTTCAAAACTTCACATTTCTGTTCTTCTCTCTACTAGTTTTTATATACTGTGCAACCATTTCTGGAAACCTTCTCATCTTGTTCTTGTATTTAGTGAGCAAATCCCTTCGATCACCCATGTACTTCTTCATTACTCAGCtttcactctgtgacctcctgctcTCTACAGATATTGCCCCCATCCTTCTTCAAACTATTCTGTATGGAGGGACCACTATGACTCTTCCCAGCTGCATcatccagttttttttctttgtcatCTCAGAGTCCTCAGAAAGTCTTCTTCTGTCAGTGATGTCCTATGATCGGTATCTGGCCATCTGTAACCCCCTTCGTTATAACTCCATCATGAATAATACGTTTTGTGTGACATCAGTAGATATAATTTGGTCGGTTGGCTTTATAGTGACATTGTATTATGCAATTTCAATAAATAGTTTGTATTTCTGTGGACCACACGTTATTGACCATTTCTATTGTGATTTTGAACCTATCCTGCAGCTCTCTTGCTCTGATACATCCATAATTCACATCCAAAGTCTTATACTGAGTTTTTTCTTTGCAATGTTACCTTTTATAATCATTGTGATGTCCTATGTCTACATTGTCATCGCCATCCTGAAGATTCAATCCAATACCGGAAGACATAAAGCCTTCTCCACTTGTAGCTCCCACCTCATTGTGGTTTCCTTATTTTATGGGACAATAATCATTGTTTATATGTTTCCTACAAAAGGACAATCTCTGCTCCTGAGTAAGGTCTTGTCTCTGATGTATACTGTGCTGGCCCCACTGCTCAATCCTATCATATACACCCTGAGGAACAAGGACTTCAAAGAAGCTTTTCAGAAGGTTAATTATGTTatataa